A single Brucella intermedia LMG 3301 DNA region contains:
- a CDS encoding LysR family transcriptional regulator produces the protein MTAPVQHPLPMLDIDVLRTFVAIADTGSFSSAANAVFRTPSAVSMQIKKLEEQLGVAVFDRDARSVTLTSDGEILLGYARRLLALNREAVSKFVAPTVTGVVRLGSPDDIGECVLPLVLKRFSESHPGVTVDVVIDQSSNLRKRLDERRLDVTLINISHTVPNKGDVEVLLDEELVWAGAKCGTAYRRDPLPLSIWEEGCAWRGNALEALESSGRPYRIAYMSSHSTGQRAAIMADLAIAPFGKTLLSEGIVALGPEHGLPALGRYQLGMVVKPEAGPHIQVVADHLRSVFEGYRRSGRFETFRAC, from the coding sequence ATGACAGCGCCCGTTCAACATCCCCTTCCGATGCTCGATATTGATGTGTTGCGCACATTTGTGGCGATTGCCGATACCGGAAGCTTTTCTTCAGCGGCGAACGCGGTGTTCCGCACGCCGTCTGCTGTTTCGATGCAGATCAAGAAACTGGAAGAACAGCTGGGAGTTGCGGTTTTCGACCGTGACGCGCGTTCGGTCACGTTGACCAGCGATGGTGAGATTCTGCTCGGCTATGCGCGGCGTCTTCTGGCTCTCAATCGCGAAGCGGTGTCGAAATTCGTTGCGCCCACGGTGACCGGCGTGGTCCGGTTGGGCTCGCCGGACGATATTGGCGAATGTGTCCTGCCTCTCGTGTTGAAGCGTTTTTCTGAAAGCCATCCGGGGGTAACGGTCGATGTGGTGATCGACCAAAGCAGCAACCTGCGCAAGCGGCTGGACGAGCGCCGACTGGATGTGACGCTGATCAATATTTCCCACACCGTGCCCAACAAAGGCGATGTGGAAGTTCTGCTGGACGAAGAACTGGTATGGGCAGGCGCCAAGTGTGGTACGGCTTATCGCCGGGACCCTTTGCCGCTCTCCATATGGGAAGAGGGCTGCGCCTGGCGGGGCAATGCGCTTGAAGCGCTTGAAAGCAGCGGGCGTCCTTATCGGATCGCTTATATGAGCTCACACTCAACCGGGCAGCGGGCGGCGATCATGGCTGATCTTGCCATCGCGCCTTTCGGTAAAACGCTGTTGAGTGAGGGAATCGTTGCTTTGGGGCCTGAGCACGGCCTGCCTGCTCTTGGCCGCTATCAGCTTGGCATGGTTGTGAAACCGGAAGCCGGTCCGCATATTCAGGTTGTCGCCGACCATTTGCGAAGTGTTTTCGAAGGTTATCGTCGCTCCGGGCGGTTCGAGACCTTCCGTGCATGCTGA